One genomic window of Mucilaginibacter sp. SJ includes the following:
- a CDS encoding SusC/RagA family TonB-linked outer membrane protein: MKKRLLLILCSFVFAVTQLFAQNHTVTGTVTAREDGLPLPGVSVKIKGTTTGTQTTVDGKFSLNVPNNAILSFSFIGYATQDVPVGASANLKVVLEASARGLNEVIVTALGISRQQKSLGYAAQQVKGDDLTVTKQADLNTALAGKIAGVQVLGGSGAKFGTSTIRIRGINSLSGGNPIYVVNGVVTDPNAVNNDDIESLSVLKGPAATALYGQRASEGAVVITLKKGANKGVGVSINQSTTFEKVYQLPDYQNEYGGGTSTTWKTYTYDPANGSPASFAKFNGVKIYDYGVDESWGPKLDGTMYAPWYFWDPSNLDFGKLKPFVAQPNNVRDFYRTGVTYNTNAAFSKAADDYNFRVSYTNIDRTGITPNSDQKRNNVGLNGELKLTKKFTVSANVNFSQINSNNVPAEGYGTQTAGSFSQWFHRDIEIDKLKNYRRADGTYTSWNIISPDNLAPHYWDNPYTEAYVNTSKSNSNRIYGNITASYQFTKDLSLSLIAREDLLNRDDNAQVGSGTINVDSYSQSQYTYKENNYVANLSYSHNFRDLSVKAGLYAETRQDRYRYTSGNTNGGLAVPDLYTLSNSIDAPSSFSYNALSRVNSYYGYTSLGYKDFLYLDFNARNDISSTLPVNNNSYWYGGLSGSFVFTELLAKNDWLTFGKLRLSAAKIGSDTQPYQVYQTYNLSTTPYGGFPVQTVPNTLPNQALKPTLSTAYEIGTELHFIKDRVKFDFNYYTRNAKDQILPLPVNGTSGYSTAVVNAGEIKNHGIEVSLGGTPIKSKDFTWNADFNISFNRNKVVSIYPGINSLQVSPDGLGGYGLSGGNQAAGSRGFGFVGSPSFGINGVVGSSYGQIIGSGFTRDAKGNIVVDENGYPIVNNTVNLGSMLPSYTGGFTNAFNYKGFVLAFSLDFQKGGKFVSVTQQNLNGSGLGIQTVGLNAKGNPKRDAVSAGGGTLFAGVHEDGSPNTTYVNTRQLYESVLSQIWENYTFDASYVKLREVSLGYSFPKKMLGRLPFQTAYFGITTQNPWMIYSKLKGVDPSQLQTSFYEGGQLPNTRNIGFNLKVTF; the protein is encoded by the coding sequence ATGAAAAAACGACTACTACTAATTTTGTGCAGTTTCGTATTTGCTGTAACACAGCTTTTTGCGCAAAATCACACTGTTACCGGTACGGTAACAGCCAGGGAGGACGGCCTTCCTCTGCCGGGTGTATCGGTGAAGATAAAAGGGACAACTACCGGTACCCAAACCACCGTCGACGGAAAATTCTCACTTAACGTTCCTAACAACGCGATTTTATCATTCAGCTTTATTGGATATGCTACACAGGATGTACCAGTTGGTGCATCAGCGAACCTTAAAGTAGTTTTAGAAGCATCAGCCCGTGGACTTAACGAAGTGATTGTAACCGCCTTAGGCATTTCAAGGCAGCAAAAATCATTGGGCTACGCTGCTCAGCAGGTAAAAGGCGATGACCTTACCGTCACCAAGCAAGCTGACCTTAACACCGCCCTTGCAGGTAAAATTGCGGGTGTACAGGTTTTAGGCGGTTCGGGTGCAAAATTTGGTACATCAACTATCCGAATCCGGGGTATCAACTCATTATCGGGTGGTAACCCAATTTATGTGGTAAATGGTGTTGTTACTGATCCTAATGCGGTAAATAATGATGATATCGAATCTCTTTCGGTATTGAAAGGTCCTGCTGCTACTGCACTTTACGGTCAGCGCGCGTCTGAAGGCGCGGTGGTTATCACGCTTAAAAAAGGTGCAAACAAAGGTGTTGGTGTATCCATTAACCAGTCAACCACCTTTGAAAAAGTTTATCAACTGCCAGACTATCAAAATGAATATGGCGGTGGTACCAGCACAACCTGGAAAACCTATACCTATGATCCTGCTAATGGTTCACCCGCATCATTTGCCAAATTTAATGGTGTAAAAATTTACGATTACGGAGTTGACGAAAGTTGGGGGCCTAAGTTGGATGGTACAATGTACGCTCCATGGTATTTCTGGGATCCGTCAAATCTCGATTTTGGCAAGTTAAAGCCATTTGTTGCACAGCCAAATAACGTGCGCGATTTTTATCGCACCGGGGTTACCTATAACACCAATGCGGCATTTTCAAAAGCTGCAGATGATTACAACTTCAGGGTATCGTACACGAACATTGACCGTACTGGTATTACCCCTAACAGTGATCAAAAGCGTAATAATGTTGGTTTAAATGGAGAACTTAAGTTAACCAAGAAATTTACAGTAAGCGCCAATGTTAACTTTTCGCAAATAAACTCAAATAATGTACCTGCCGAAGGTTACGGAACTCAAACAGCAGGTTCATTCAGCCAGTGGTTTCACAGGGATATCGAGATCGATAAACTTAAGAACTACCGGAGAGCCGATGGTACTTATACTTCATGGAATATCATAAGCCCTGACAACCTGGCGCCACACTATTGGGACAATCCATATACCGAGGCTTATGTTAATACTTCAAAGTCAAACAGCAACCGTATTTATGGCAACATCACTGCATCATACCAGTTTACCAAAGATCTGTCATTGTCATTAATTGCACGCGAAGATCTTTTAAACCGTGATGATAACGCGCAGGTAGGTTCAGGTACAATTAACGTTGACTCATATTCACAGAGTCAATACACCTATAAGGAAAATAATTATGTGGCAAATTTGTCATATAGCCATAACTTCAGGGATTTGTCTGTAAAAGCGGGTTTATATGCCGAAACAAGACAAGACAGGTATCGTTACACCAGTGGGAATACCAATGGTGGTTTGGCTGTGCCTGATCTGTACACGCTGAGCAACTCTATTGATGCTCCTTCATCATTCAGCTACAATGCATTATCACGCGTGAACAGTTACTACGGTTATACTTCATTGGGTTATAAGGATTTCTTATATCTTGATTTTAACGCACGCAACGATATTTCATCAACGCTGCCGGTTAATAACAACTCATACTGGTACGGTGGTTTATCGGGCTCCTTTGTATTTACTGAGCTGTTGGCAAAAAACGATTGGTTAACTTTTGGTAAGTTAAGGTTATCAGCAGCCAAAATAGGCTCAGATACCCAGCCATATCAGGTTTATCAAACTTACAACCTGAGCACCACACCTTACGGTGGCTTTCCGGTACAAACAGTACCTAATACATTGCCAAACCAGGCGTTGAAACCTACACTGTCAACAGCATATGAGATAGGTACAGAACTGCATTTTATTAAAGATAGGGTTAAATTTGACTTTAACTACTATACCCGCAATGCTAAAGATCAAATACTACCTTTACCTGTAAATGGTACTTCGGGTTATTCAACGGCAGTAGTTAACGCCGGTGAGATCAAAAACCACGGTATTGAAGTAAGCCTTGGCGGTACGCCGATAAAATCAAAAGATTTTACCTGGAACGCTGATTTCAACATTTCATTTAACCGTAATAAAGTTGTATCCATATACCCTGGCATCAACAGCTTACAGGTATCTCCTGACGGCTTAGGCGGATACGGCTTATCTGGCGGTAACCAGGCGGCAGGTTCAAGGGGATTCGGTTTCGTGGGTTCCCCAAGCTTTGGTATCAACGGTGTTGTAGGTAGTTCATACGGCCAGATCATTGGTTCAGGCTTTACCCGCGATGCAAAAGGGAATATCGTTGTTGATGAAAACGGCTATCCTATAGTAAACAATACTGTTAATCTGGGCAGCATGTTGCCAAGCTACACAGGTGGTTTTACCAACGCATTTAACTATAAAGGATTTGTGCTCGCCTTCTCGCTCGATTTTCAAAAAGGCGGTAAATTTGTTTCAGTTACCCAGCAAAATCTCAACGGATCAGGTTTAGGTATTCAAACCGTTGGCCTGAATGCTAAAGGCAATCCAAAACGTGATGCAGTATCAGCAGGTGGTGGTACGCTGTTTGCCGGTGTTCATGAAGATGGTAGCCCAAATACTACGTATGTTAATACCCGTCAGTTATATGAATCTGTTTTAAGTCAGATCTGGGAAAACTACACTTTTGATGCATCGTATGTTAAACTACGTGAGGTTAGTTTAGGTTATTCTTTCCCTAAAAAAATGCTGGGAAGATTACCATTCCAAACAGCATATTTTGGTATCACCACACAAAACCCATGGATGATCTACTCTAAACTAAAAGGTGTTGATCCATCACAATTACAAACTTCGTTTTACGAAGGTGGCCAGTTGCCAAACACCCGCAATATCGGATTTAACCTTAAGGTAACGTTCTAA
- a CDS encoding SusD/RagB family nutrient-binding outer membrane lipoprotein, translating to MKKSYIKYIAGAFILIAASCKTGGDINVSPNQSPNVQTGYMLTSALQFLGGINGAGATTNINSFAGELYSQYISETYYTNESQFALKQYDYQTYYTGPLLDLKTIINVNSDPAKKNLASTTKFGTNNDQIASARILSAFIYLTMTDRWGDIPYTQALSGASNFSPAFDAQKDVYTALMKELDEAQAQLGTTNSLTGDILFNGNNIRWKHWANALHAIMALRLSKVDPATGKTEFAKAVAGGLMTSNDDNATYKYSSAQTNENPYFTNYRNRYDYAVSSLLVTTLKGLNDPRLAVYAAPTASNTIVGLPYGTYGDALGNYSAGTRDAPGNISLIGTALSDASSPSVWTSYAQVLFMQAEAAHLNWIPGGDGAAADFYNKGVTASLEQNGISSADVATYLGQASVKFNASTALDQILTQKWIANFLGDGWESWAEYRRTGLPKLLDPVPGSLSPGQRIPRRQQYPQTEHDLNLTNYNAVIARQGPDALNTRVYWDKQ from the coding sequence ATGAAAAAGTCATATATTAAATATATAGCAGGGGCATTTATCCTCATCGCGGCGTCATGTAAAACTGGTGGCGATATAAATGTTAGTCCCAATCAGTCACCTAACGTACAAACAGGTTATATGTTAACCAGTGCGTTGCAGTTTTTAGGCGGCATAAATGGTGCCGGTGCAACAACTAATATTAACTCTTTTGCCGGCGAACTGTATTCGCAATACATTTCGGAAACATATTACACCAACGAATCGCAGTTTGCCTTAAAGCAATATGATTATCAAACCTATTATACGGGCCCGTTGCTTGATTTGAAAACAATAATCAATGTCAATAGTGATCCGGCTAAAAAAAACCTGGCGTCAACCACCAAATTTGGAACCAATAACGATCAGATAGCTTCTGCAAGGATCTTGTCGGCGTTTATTTATCTAACCATGACCGATAGGTGGGGGGATATTCCTTATACCCAGGCTTTGAGTGGAGCAAGCAACTTTTCGCCGGCTTTTGATGCACAAAAAGATGTGTATACCGCATTAATGAAAGAACTGGATGAGGCGCAAGCCCAACTGGGCACTACCAACTCGTTAACAGGTGATATTTTATTTAATGGTAATAATATCCGCTGGAAACATTGGGCCAATGCGTTACACGCTATAATGGCGCTGAGGCTTTCGAAAGTTGACCCCGCTACAGGGAAGACAGAGTTTGCCAAAGCTGTTGCAGGTGGCCTGATGACGTCAAATGATGACAATGCTACCTATAAATATAGCAGCGCACAAACTAACGAGAATCCATACTTTACTAATTACCGTAACCGTTATGATTATGCTGTTAGCTCATTGCTGGTAACTACCCTGAAAGGGCTTAATGATCCACGACTTGCTGTTTATGCTGCTCCAACTGCATCTAACACCATTGTTGGATTGCCTTACGGCACTTATGGCGATGCCTTAGGTAATTATAGCGCAGGTACAAGAGATGCTCCGGGTAATATTTCTTTAATAGGTACAGCGTTGTCTGACGCCAGTTCACCATCTGTGTGGACTTCATACGCCCAGGTGCTGTTTATGCAAGCCGAAGCCGCCCATCTTAACTGGATACCAGGTGGCGATGGCGCCGCCGCCGATTTCTATAATAAAGGCGTAACCGCATCTTTAGAGCAAAATGGCATCAGTTCAGCTGATGTGGCAACTTACCTTGGACAGGCATCGGTGAAATTTAACGCCAGTACTGCTTTAGACCAGATCCTCACCCAAAAATGGATAGCTAACTTCCTTGGTGACGGTTGGGAGTCATGGGCCGAATATCGTCGCACTGGCTTACCTAAATTGCTTGACCCGGTTCCGGGGTCATTAAGCCCGGGCCAGAGAATTCCGCGCAGGCAGCAATATCCTCAAACCGAGCACGATCTTAACTTAACCAATTATAATGCAGTAATAGCCCGTCAAGGCCCTGATGCGTTAAATACAAGGGTTTATTGGGATAAACAATAA
- the rpsU gene encoding 30S ribosomal protein S21 — protein MIIINVKDGESLDKALKRFKKKFEKTGVLRELRSRQAFEKKSVTRRHVVKHAIYKQTLNQETV, from the coding sequence ATGATCATTATTAACGTAAAAGACGGCGAATCATTAGACAAAGCATTGAAACGCTTCAAAAAGAAATTCGAAAAAACAGGTGTTTTAAGAGAACTACGCAGTCGTCAGGCTTTCGAAAAAAAATCTGTAACCCGTCGTCATGTTGTTAAACATGCTATCTATAAACAGACTTTAAACCAGGAAACTGTTTAA
- a CDS encoding tyrosine-type recombinase/integrase — protein sequence MFLERFIQYIKYEKRYSVHTVSAYQSDLDQFMRFLNNPGGADPAPEPVITHPSQVSYHDIRNWMVELIDQKLAGRSVNRKMATLRKYFKFLLQEGVVETNPVSRVRSQKVAKTLPVVVEDTRLTKMLDSDDIFTNDFPGLRDKLVIEMLFGTGIRLAELLGIKEQDISFEGGVVKVLGKRNKERIIPINNELKILLPEYLEVKKNQNFDNNSFTLIVTNKGADAYPKLIYLIVQKYLSNISTQNKRSPHVLRHTFATTMLNNGADLNSIKELLGHANLSATQIYTHNSVERLKSIYKLAHPKA from the coding sequence ATGTTTTTAGAGCGTTTTATCCAGTACATCAAGTACGAAAAGCGGTATTCAGTGCATACTGTTTCCGCATATCAGTCTGATCTGGATCAATTTATGCGCTTTTTAAACAATCCCGGCGGTGCCGATCCCGCACCCGAGCCGGTTATTACCCATCCATCGCAGGTAAGCTACCATGACATCCGTAACTGGATGGTTGAGCTTATTGATCAAAAACTTGCCGGCCGTTCGGTTAACCGTAAAATGGCCACATTACGCAAATACTTTAAATTTTTATTGCAGGAAGGTGTTGTTGAAACTAACCCGGTATCCAGGGTACGGTCGCAAAAAGTTGCTAAAACGTTGCCCGTAGTGGTTGAAGATACGCGCCTCACAAAAATGTTAGATAGTGATGACATTTTTACAAATGATTTTCCCGGCCTGCGCGATAAGCTTGTTATTGAAATGTTATTCGGCACCGGCATCCGGCTTGCCGAATTGTTAGGCATTAAAGAACAGGACATTAGCTTTGAGGGGGGAGTGGTAAAGGTATTGGGTAAGCGTAACAAAGAGCGCATTATTCCTATTAATAATGAACTGAAGATTCTGCTGCCCGAATATCTGGAGGTAAAGAAAAATCAAAATTTTGATAACAATTCCTTCACATTAATCGTTACAAATAAAGGAGCCGATGCTTATCCGAAATTGATTTATTTAATAGTGCAGAAATACCTATCTAACATATCAACTCAAAATAAACGGAGCCCACATGTGCTCAGGCACACCTTTGCAACCACTATGCTAAATAACGGGGCCGATTTAAATTCAATTAAAGAGCTTTTGGGGCACGCTAACCTGAGCGCAACCCAAATTTACACACACAATTCAGTTGAAAGACTAAAATCTATTTATAAACTCGCCCATCCAAAGGCTTAA
- the hpf gene encoding ribosome hibernation-promoting factor, HPF/YfiA family has product MKITVQSIHFTADRKLLDFIQKKADKLDTFYDHIISGEVYLKLENVEDECNKITEIKLLLPGNQIFAKEKCKSFEEATDLAVESLRKQIEKHKQKKALADATAKKAVLTAVEEGF; this is encoded by the coding sequence ATGAAAATTACAGTGCAGTCAATTCATTTCACCGCAGACAGGAAACTTTTAGATTTTATTCAGAAAAAAGCTGATAAGCTTGATACGTTTTATGACCATATTATTAGCGGTGAAGTTTACTTAAAGCTTGAGAATGTGGAAGATGAATGTAATAAGATAACGGAGATCAAATTATTGCTACCCGGAAATCAAATATTTGCAAAAGAGAAATGTAAGAGTTTTGAGGAAGCTACCGATCTGGCGGTGGAAAGCCTGAGGAAGCAAATTGAAAAGCATAAACAAAAGAAAGCCCTTGCTGATGCTACAGCAAAAAAAGCTGTTTTGACGGCAGTTGAGGAGGGTTTTTAA
- the tuf gene encoding elongation factor Tu: MAKEKFDRSKPHLNIGTIGHVDHGKTTLTAAITKVLADAGLSEARSFDSIDSAPEEKERGITINTAHVEYSTANRHYAHVDCPGHADYVKNMVTGAAQMDGAIIVVAATDGPMPQTREHILLARQVGVPALVVFMNKVDMVDDPELLELVEMEVRELLSFYEFPGDDIPVIQGSALGGLNGDPTWVGKIMELMDAVDSYIPIPPRLTDLPFLMPVEDVFSITGRGTVATGRIERGVINSGEPVDILGMGAENLKSTVTGVEMFRKILDRGEAGDNVGLLLRGIEKTDIRRGMVICKPGSVTPHTDFKAEVYVLSKAEGGRHTPFFNKYRPQFYFRTTDVTGEISLEPGVEMVMPGDNVTITVKLINAIAMEKGLRFAIREGGRTVGAGQVTEILK, translated from the coding sequence ATGGCAAAAGAAAAGTTTGACCGCAGTAAGCCGCACTTAAACATCGGTACAATCGGTCACGTTGACCACGGTAAAACAACCCTTACCGCAGCTATTACTAAAGTTTTGGCTGATGCAGGTTTATCAGAAGCTCGTTCATTTGATTCAATTGACTCGGCTCCTGAAGAAAAAGAACGTGGTATTACCATCAACACTGCCCACGTTGAATATTCAACAGCTAACCGTCACTATGCACACGTTGACTGTCCAGGTCACGCGGATTATGTGAAAAACATGGTTACTGGTGCTGCGCAAATGGACGGTGCAATCATCGTAGTTGCTGCAACTGATGGTCCGATGCCACAAACTCGTGAGCACATCCTGTTAGCTCGTCAGGTAGGTGTACCTGCACTTGTTGTTTTCATGAACAAAGTTGACATGGTTGATGATCCGGAATTATTAGAGTTAGTAGAAATGGAAGTTCGTGAATTATTATCATTCTACGAATTCCCAGGCGATGATATCCCAGTTATCCAGGGTTCTGCATTAGGTGGCCTTAACGGCGATCCTACCTGGGTTGGTAAAATCATGGAGTTGATGGATGCTGTAGATAGCTACATCCCAATCCCTCCACGTTTGACAGATCTTCCTTTCTTAATGCCTGTTGAAGACGTGTTCTCAATCACTGGTCGTGGTACTGTTGCTACCGGTCGTATTGAGCGTGGTGTAATCAACTCTGGTGAGCCTGTTGATATCCTGGGTATGGGTGCTGAGAACTTGAAATCAACCGTAACTGGTGTTGAGATGTTCCGCAAAATCCTTGACCGTGGTGAAGCTGGTGACAACGTAGGTTTATTGTTACGTGGTATTGAGAAAACTGATATCCGTCGTGGTATGGTTATCTGCAAACCAGGTTCAGTAACTCCTCACACCGATTTCAAAGCAGAAGTTTACGTATTATCAAAAGCAGAAGGTGGCCGTCACACTCCATTCTTCAACAAATACCGCCCGCAATTCTATTTCCGTACCACTGACGTTACTGGTGAGATTTCATTGGAACCAGGTGTAGAAATGGTTATGCCAGGTGATAACGTTACCATCACTGTAAAACTGATCAACGCTATCGCAATGGAAAAAGGCTTACGTTTCGCTATCCGTGAAGGTGGTCGTACCGTAGGTGCTGGTCAGGTAACTGAAATCTTGAAATAA
- the secE gene encoding preprotein translocase subunit SecE translates to MAGVAEYIKESYIELTEKVTWPTWRELQSSAVLVLVAAIIIALVILGMDQIINYLLKLFYTSLT, encoded by the coding sequence ATGGCAGGCGTAGCTGAATATATTAAAGAGTCATACATCGAGTTAACCGAAAAGGTTACCTGGCCTACGTGGCGCGAGCTTCAAAGCAGCGCTGTTTTGGTATTGGTTGCCGCTATAATTATTGCGCTGGTTATCTTAGGTATGGACCAGATCATTAATTATTTGCTTAAACTGTTTTACACATCACTAACATAA
- the nusG gene encoding transcription termination/antitermination protein NusG, which produces MSDQLKWYVVRAISGKEKKVKQYIDAEISRLGISHLVPQVLIPTEKYYQMRDGKKIAKERNYFPGYVLMEAVLDGETEHIIKNINSVIGFLGDKAGNAIPLRQSEVNRILGKVDEMSTQGETMNVPYYVGEAVKVMDGPFNGFSGVIEEVNEEKKKLKVMVKIFGRRTPLELNYMQVEKE; this is translated from the coding sequence ATGAGTGATCAATTGAAATGGTATGTAGTTAGGGCTATTAGTGGTAAGGAAAAGAAAGTTAAACAATACATAGATGCCGAAATTAGCCGTTTGGGCATTAGTCATTTGGTACCACAGGTATTAATACCTACCGAGAAGTATTACCAGATGCGTGATGGAAAGAAGATCGCGAAAGAGCGTAACTACTTTCCGGGCTATGTGCTTATGGAAGCCGTTTTAGATGGCGAAACCGAACACATTATTAAAAATATAAACAGTGTTATAGGTTTTCTGGGTGATAAAGCCGGAAATGCTATACCGCTTCGCCAGTCAGAAGTTAACCGTATTTTAGGTAAGGTTGACGAGATGAGCACACAGGGCGAAACCATGAATGTTCCTTATTATGTTGGTGAGGCCGTTAAAGTTATGGACGGGCCTTTCAACGGTTTCAGCGGGGTTATTGAAGAGGTTAACGAAGAGAAAAAGAAACTGAAGGTAATGGTAAAGATATTCGGGCGCCGTACGCCGCTTGAATTAAATTACATGCAGGTAGAGAAAGAATAG
- the rplK gene encoding 50S ribosomal protein L11 yields MAKEIGAMVKLQVKGGAANPSPPIGPALGAKGVNIMEFCKQFNARTQDKAGKVLPVLITVYVDKSFEFIIKTPPVAIQLLEATGLKSGSAEPNRKKVASVNWEQVETIAKDKMVDLNAFTVESAMKMVAGTARSMGITVSGTAPWN; encoded by the coding sequence ATGGCAAAAGAGATCGGTGCAATGGTTAAGCTGCAAGTTAAAGGCGGCGCCGCAAACCCATCACCACCAATTGGCCCTGCATTGGGTGCAAAAGGTGTGAACATCATGGAGTTTTGCAAACAATTTAATGCACGCACCCAGGACAAAGCTGGAAAAGTATTGCCTGTTTTGATTACTGTTTATGTTGACAAATCATTCGAATTTATCATCAAAACCCCTCCCGTTGCTATCCAGTTATTGGAAGCTACCGGTTTAAAGAGTGGTTCTGCTGAGCCTAACCGTAAAAAAGTTGCCAGTGTTAACTGGGAGCAGGTTGAGACTATAGCAAAAGATAAAATGGTTGACTTGAATGCATTCACAGTTGAATCGGCCATGAAAATGGTGGCAGGTACTGCCCGCAGCATGGGAATTACCGTATCAGGTACAGCTCCCTGGAATTAA
- the rplA gene encoding 50S ribosomal protein L1, producing MARLTKNQKVALSKIEANKSYTLQDASALVKELTLTKFDSSVDIDVRLGVDPRKANQMVRGIATLPHGTGKTVRVLVLCTPDKEQEAKDAGADYVGLDDYIAKIEGGWTDVDIIITMPSVMAKVGRLGRILGPRNLMPNPKSGTVTPEVGKAVTEVKGGKIDFKVDKTGIIHTSIGKASFSADKIYENALEVLQTISKLKPSAAKGTYFKSIHISSTMSPGITVETKSVAGI from the coding sequence GTGGCAAGATTAACAAAAAATCAAAAAGTGGCACTCTCCAAAATTGAGGCAAACAAATCGTACACATTACAGGATGCATCTGCATTGGTAAAGGAACTAACCCTTACTAAATTTGATTCATCAGTTGATATAGACGTTCGTTTAGGTGTTGACCCACGTAAAGCCAATCAAATGGTACGTGGTATTGCAACATTACCTCATGGAACCGGTAAAACTGTACGTGTATTAGTTCTTTGTACTCCTGATAAGGAACAAGAAGCTAAAGACGCTGGTGCAGATTACGTAGGTTTGGATGATTATATTGCCAAGATTGAAGGCGGATGGACTGATGTTGATATTATCATTACTATGCCAAGTGTTATGGCGAAAGTAGGTCGTTTGGGTCGTATTTTAGGCCCGCGTAACCTTATGCCAAACCCTAAATCAGGTACAGTTACCCCAGAAGTTGGTAAAGCTGTAACTGAGGTAAAAGGTGGTAAAATCGATTTCAAGGTTGACAAAACCGGTATCATCCACACTTCAATAGGAAAAGCATCTTTCTCTGCAGATAAAATTTATGAGAATGCATTAGAAGTATTGCAAACAATCTCTAAATTAAAACCTTCTGCAGCAAAAGGAACATATTTCAAGAGTATTCATATCTCTTCAACTATGTCGCCAGGAATTACAGTTGAAACTAAATCAGTAGCGGGGATCTAA
- the rplJ gene encoding 50S ribosomal protein L10 yields MNKEEKYDLVVALTEQIKEYGNFYITDTSDLTVAKINNIRRKCFENDITMQVTKNSLIKKAMEAAGGDFSPIYDVLKGSSSILFSKSATAPAKLIKQLRKTGEKPILKAAYIDSAVFIGDNQLDTLTKLKSKEQLIGEIVGLLQSPAKNVLSALQSGGTTIAGLVKTLQERG; encoded by the coding sequence ATGAATAAAGAAGAAAAATACGACCTTGTTGTAGCCCTTACTGAGCAAATCAAAGAGTATGGTAATTTTTATATCACTGATACCTCTGATTTAACTGTAGCTAAGATCAATAATATCCGCCGTAAATGTTTCGAAAACGACATTACAATGCAGGTAACCAAAAATAGCTTGATTAAAAAAGCTATGGAAGCTGCAGGCGGTGATTTCAGCCCGATATATGATGTATTAAAAGGTTCATCATCAATCCTTTTCTCAAAATCAGCAACTGCTCCGGCAAAGTTGATCAAACAATTAAGGAAAACCGGTGAAAAACCAATCTTAAAAGCAGCTTATATTGATTCGGCAGTATTTATCGGTGATAACCAGTTAGATACTTTAACCAAACTGAAATCAAAAGAACAACTGATCGGCGAGATAGTTGGCTTACTACAATCACCTGCCAAAAACGTACTTTCTGCACTACAATCAGGCGGAACTACAATTGCAGGCCTTGTAAAAACATTACAAGAAAGAGGTTAA
- the rplL gene encoding 50S ribosomal protein L7/L12: MADLKAFAEQLVNLTVKEVNELAQILKDEYGIEPAAAAVAVAAPAADGGDAAPAAAEQTAFDVILKEAGGAKLAVVKLVKDLTGLGLKEAKDLVDGAPKELKTGVTKEEAESLKKQLEEAGAVVEVK; encoded by the coding sequence ATGGCGGATTTAAAAGCGTTTGCTGAACAGTTGGTAAACTTAACAGTAAAAGAAGTAAACGAATTAGCTCAAATATTAAAAGATGAGTATGGTATTGAGCCTGCTGCTGCTGCTGTAGCAGTTGCTGCTCCTGCTGCTGACGGTGGCGATGCTGCTCCAGCTGCTGCTGAGCAAACTGCATTTGACGTTATCCTGAAAGAAGCTGGTGGCGCTAAATTAGCAGTTGTTAAATTAGTAAAAGACTTAACTGGCCTTGGTTTGAAAGAAGCTAAAGATCTTGTTGACGGTGCACCAAAAGAACTTAAAACTGGTGTAACTAAAGAAGAAGCTGAATCTTTGAAAAAACAATTAGAAGAAGCCGGAGCAGTAGTTGAGGTTAAGTAA